One region of Gigantopelta aegis isolate Gae_Host chromosome 7, Gae_host_genome, whole genome shotgun sequence genomic DNA includes:
- the LOC121378116 gene encoding uncharacterized protein LOC121378116, giving the protein MVPNKTMRYDRKNLDDAVTAVRTRLMGYKKASKVFGVPKTTIIDHVCGRYTSGSRPGRPPVLPPKIEEALIKKVIEAANKGFGIRKKQLLLKVLRLCTSLKIKTPFKNGCPGDDWWQGLKMRHPELVLRKPEKLTTSRARMLNRPVVQKYFDELNTVMNTLDITKKPHLIWNLDETGKQFEHTPVHICSAKGKRNVTSRVSNSRENITVLACVNACGQAMPPMCVCKGKTEKSLRPFATLDAPEGTFWTYQERAWMCDVIGEEWFREVFLKHCGPERPQLLILDSHSSHEVIGLLENAAEENISILALPPHTTHALQPLDKAVFGPFSKAYNRTCTEFLSEHPSHVINKATWPRIFRKAWDDGITCENITAGFRSTGIYPLNPKAVSESLFAPSLAFDKPLPQPQTSKSNHTLSSPTGPSIDSFDKELVNDTANIKESTSSDSAMSDTSRSESSPTLNSINSEPEDADLSALAMSVLMGNDDQLALSPAVLSSELPATCVPSSAGSLLENLSMGGSTLDHVTWNLELDNIFSLPKVAADMSAKSKRSLTGHRILTKLIIMKNVIIRPVYAVGMSHYGQRELRVGCIYQARRDAVNVYDSNAVAIFDGERKVAYFNRNSARLISKFMDEHTSSRGIFYLKASVPAEFINRRTGFRQRCSFGFKCRDDKVAIVQNLFNLASCGQSLTIVNGR; this is encoded by the exons ATGGTACCAAATAAAACTATGCGATACGATCGAAAGAATTTGGATGATGCAGTGACCGCGGTGCGAACCCGGTTGATGGGATATAAAAAAGCAAGCAAAGTGTTTGGAGTCCCTAAAACAACTATCATCGACCACGTTTGCGGCCGATATACAAGTGGTTCGAGGCCTGGAAGACCGCCTGTTCTGCCACCAAAGATTGAAGAAGCTCTGATAAAGAAGGTCATAGAAGCTGCCAACAAAGGTTTCGGCATCAGAAAAAAACAACTGCTACTTAAAGTGTTGCGCCTTTGTACATCTTTGAAAATTAAGACCCCTTTTAAAAATGGTTGCCCCGGGGATGATTGGTGGCAGGGTTTAAAAATGCGCCACCCAGAGCTTGTACTTAGAAAGCCCGAGAAGTTGACAACTTCTCGTGCTAGAATGCTTAACCGCCCTGTCgttcaaaaatattttgatgagcTAAATACTGTCATGAATACTCTTGACATTACAAAAAAGCCCCATCTCATTTGGAATTTAGATGAGACTGGAAAACAGTTCGAGCACACCCCAGTACACATATGTTCAGCAAAAGGGAAACGTAATGTAACGAGCAGGGTTTCAAACTCTAGGGAGAATATTACTGTGTTAGCATGCGTAAATGCATGTGGTCAGGCAATGCCTCCCATGTGTGTTTGCAAGGGAAAAACCGAAAAATCACTCCGTCCTTTTGCCACTCTTGACGCTCCAGAGGGGACTTTTTGGACTTATCAAGAGAGGGCGTGGATGTGTGATGTCATTGGGGAGGAATGGTTCCGGGAAGTATTTCTCAAGCACTGTGGCCCTGAGCGGCCACAGCTCTTGATCCTTGACTCCCATAGTTCCCATGAGGTAATTGGCTTGCTTGAAAATGCAGCAGAAGAGAACATTTCAATATTGGCTTTGCCACCCCACACCACACATGCATTGCAGCCACTTGATAAGGCAGTTTTTGGCCCTTTTTCTAAGGCATATAACAGAACCTGCACGGAGTTCCTTTCCGAACATCCGTCGCATGTTATTAATAAAGCAACTTGGCCACGTATTTTCCGGAAAGCATGGGATGACGGTATTACTTGTGAAAACATCACAGCAGGCTTTCGCTCCACCGGTATTTATCCACTTAACCCAAAGGCCGTCTCAGAATCCCTTTTTGCACCATCTTTGGCATTTGATAAACCTCTTCCACAACCACAAACATCCAAATCAAACCACACATTGTCTAGTCCTACAGGCCCGTCTATTGATTCATTTGACAAAGAATTAGTCAATGACACTGCCAATATCAAAGAATCAACATCTTCAGACTCCGCAATGTCAGACACATCTAGATCCGAAAGTTCACCAACTCTAAATTCCATCAACTCGGAGCCTGAAGATGCTGACCTCTCTGCACTGGCGATGTCTGTTCTTATGGGGAATGATGATCAATTAGCATTGTCGCCTGCAGTTTTGTCTTCAGAACTGCCAGCTACTTGTGTACCATCTTCTGCTGGGTCTTTGTTAGAAAACCTATCAATGGGAGGCTCCACTTTAGATCATGTTACTTGGAACTTGGAGTTAGACAATATATTTTCACTGCCAAAGGTAGCTGCAGACATGTCTGCTAAGTCAAAGCGTTCATTAACAGGACACAGAATTCTTACCA AATTGATCATCATGAAAAATGTTATAATAAGACCTGTGTATGCAGTTGGCATGAGCCACTATGGTCAGAGGGAACTGCGGGTAGGATGTATTTATCAAGCTAGAAGAGATGCAGTGAATGTGTATGATTCCAACGCTGTTGCAATATTTGATGGTGAACGCAAAGTTGCATACTTTAACAGGAACTCTGCTCGGTTAATTTCTAAATTCATGGACGAACATACTTCTTCAAGGGGTATATTTTACTTGAAAGCTTCGGTGCCGGCTGAATTTATAAATAGACGAACGGGCTTCAGACAGAGGTGTTCCTTTGGTTTTAAATGTCGTGACGACAAAGTTGCTATTGTGCAAAATCTTTTTAACTTGGCTTCCTGTGGTCAGTCTCTGACCATTGTCAACGGACGTTAA